The sequence below is a genomic window from Rhizobium gallicum bv. gallicum R602sp.
GCTGGATCACATCCATCAACCGCTTCTTGGAATCGTCCGACTTGGCTAGCGGCAGCGTTTCCACGGCGCTGCGAAGCGAGGTCAGTGGGTTCTTGAGCTCGTGGCTGACATCGGCGGCAAAGCTCTCGATCGCATCGATACGGTCATAAAGTGCGGTAGTCATCTCGCGGAGCGCGATCGAAAGGTTGCCGATCTCGTCCTGGCGGGCTGAGAAATCCGGGATTTCCTCGCGCTCCTTTGCGCCGCGCCGGACGCGGATCGCCGCAGCCGAGAGACGGCGAAGCGGATTGGCGATGGTCGAAGAAAGAACCAGCGACAACAGAACATTGACGAGTGTCGCCACACCGAAGACGCGCATGATCGCCAAGCGTTCGGCATGAACGATGTTGTCGATGTCACCGGCTTGCGTCGAAAGCAGCAGAACGCCGAGAACGGCACGAAAACGCTGGATCGGGACAGCTACAGAGACGATGAGTGCGCCCTTGTCGGTGGTGCGTACAACGGCGCCGCGCACTCCCGTCAACGCATTCATCACTTCCGGATAGATCGACCCGTCGCCACCCGGCGCTTCCTTGTAGACCGGCAGATTTCCAGGCTGGAGCGCCTTGTTGAAAAGGGTTGTAAGCCATTCAGCCCAAGTCTGCTTCTCTTCCTCCACCGGCGGCAGGTCGAAGCGCAAGACCTGACCTCGCGAATAGAGATGGCGCGAATCGAGAAGCAAGTTGGCATCGGCATCAAAGATGCGGGCACGCGTCCGCGTGGGCGAAATCAACCGTCTGAGAACCGGTGCTACCTTTTCCGGATCGATCGGGAATTCAAGATCCTCATCATTCGGGACGGGCGTAATGCTCTGCCCGGCCTGCAGTTCGAGAAGCTTCTGCGGATCGATGGTGATAGAGTTCGTATCGACGGAGGCCGATGCCGAAACCGCACCGGCGATGATTTCGCCCTGCGTGAGCAAGCTCTCGACGCGGGCGTCGATCAGGCCCTCGCGAAACTGGTTGAGGTAAAGAATGCCGCCGACAAGGACGAGCAGTGCTGCGAGATTGAAGAAGAGGATGCGGCGCGTCAGGCTCGAAAAGACCGCATTGCCGAAGATGCGGCGAATGATGGTGAAGGGATGCGACCAGCGCCTTCCCCTGACACGGCGGCCGCTCAAGCCTTCCGCATCATCCAAATCCCTTTCCTGCACCAACTGTGCCAACGACAGGCCCTTTCGGAGGGCGTGGCGGTCTCCCGCCTCCAGCCCTCGACAATACTCATGCGCCGCGCCGACAGGCGTCAGGCTGCTTCGCGGAAGCGGTACCCCACTCCGTAAAGCGTTTCAATCATATCAAAGTCGGTATCGACCATCTTGAATTTCTTGCGAAGCCGCTTGATGTGGCTGTCGATGGTACGGTCGTCGACATAGACCTGTTCGTCATAGGCCGCGTCCATCAGCGCGTCGCGGCTTTTCACCACGCCCGGCCGTTGTGCGAGCGAGTGAAGGATCAGGAACTCGGTTACCGTCAGCGTCACCGGTTCGCTCTTCCATGTGCAGGTATGGCGTTCCTGGTCCATCACCAGCTGGCCGCGTTCGAGTGAGCGCGCGAGCTGGGCAGCGCCTGTTTTTGGCGCGGCGCCAGCGCCAGCAACCGTCGTTGTTTCCCGGCTGGAAGCCCGGCGAAGCACGGCGCGGACCCGTTCCACGAGCAGTCGCTGGGAGAATGGCTTGGTGATGAAGTCATCGGCACCCATCTTCAGGCCGAAGAGTTCGTCGATCTCCTCGTCCTTGGACGTGAGGAAAATCACCGGCATATCGGATTTCTGCCGCAACCGGCGCAAGAGCTCCATTCCATCCATGCGCGGCATCTTGATATCGAAGATAGCGAGTTGCGGAGGGCGCGCGATAAGGCCATCGAGGGCCGAGGCGCCATCCGTATAGGTTTCGACCTTGTATCCTTCGGCTTCCAGTGCGATCGACACGGAAGTCAGGATATTGCGGTCGTCGTCAACGAGCGCGATTGTCGCCATGGTGTTCATCTCCGTCATCTATGCGCATCTCCCGGAATGTCTGATGTCCCCAGGCCGGCCCAACGACCGGAGGCGCTTATGGAGGATAAAGGTGGAACAAATTGTGGCAAAGATAAAGGGCAGGCATTGCTGCAATGTGCAAATGGTGGACGCACGTGGCGCGGCGAAAACCAAACCCAAACGCATAATTCAAACGATTTAAAATACACGAAGGAAATTTAAATCGATTAATTATTTGATATCATTATATTTTCGCCATTTTGCACTATTGCTTTTTAAAATTGGTCACCGTAGTTTTGCTCTTGGTTTTAACGGCGGAAGCCTTGGACGAAAGGAAAAGCCATGGAGACGTTCGGAATTCACAACCCGGCGATAACGCTGGCGACGATTGGTTTGAGCGGCGCAAAAAGCGTCCGCTATAACCTCACCGCCGCCTCCCTTTATGAAGAAGCGATTCGCCGCGGTGAAGCCGAACTGACGGCCCAAGGCGCCCTTCGTGCATTGACGGGACAACATACCGGCCGCTCGCCACGCGACAAATTCGTCGTTCGCGATGCCAATACCGACGGCGAAATCTGGTGGGACAACAACAAGCCGATGTCGCCGGAGCATTTTGCCTTGCTGCATCAGGATATGCTGGCGCATGCCGCCGGCAAGGAGCTTTTCGCCGAGGACCTGATCGGCGGCGCCGACAAGAACTACTCGCTGCCGACGCGTGTGGTGACGGAATTTGCCTGGCACTCGCTTTTCATCCGCAATCTTCTGATCCGTCCGGAGCTTTCTGCCCTTGCATCCTTCGTGCCGAAACTGACGATCATCGATCTGCCGAGCTTCAAGGCCGATCCGAAGCGTCACGGCTGCCGCAGCGAGACGGTTATTGCATGCGACCTGACGAACGGTCTCGTGCTGATCGGCGGCACATCCTATGCTGGAGAGATGAAGAAATCCGTCTTCACCGTACTCAACTACCTCTTGCCGTCAAAGGGTGTCATGCCGATGCATTGCTCGGCTAATGTCGGCCCGGATGGCGATTCTGCGGTCTTCTTCGGCCTCTCCGGCACCGGCAAGACGACGCTGTCGGCTGATCCGTCGCGCACCCTGATCGGAGACGACGAGCATGGCTGGGGCGAAAACGGCATCTTCAATTTCGAAGGCGGCTGCTACGCCAAGACAATCCGTCTTTCGGCGGAGGCGGAGCCGGAAATCTACGCGACAACGCAGCGTTTCGGCACGGTACTGGAAAACGTCGTGCTCAACGAACTGCGCGAGCCCGATTTCGACGATGGCTCGTTGACGGAAAATACGCGCTGCGCCTATCCGCTGAATTTCATTCCCAATGCCTCGAAGACGGGCCTTGCCGCGCATCCGAAAACGATCATCATGCTGACGGCGGATGCTTTCGGCGTCATGCCGCCTATCGCGCGTCTGACGCCGGATCAGGCCATGTATCACTTCCTTTCCGGCTACACCGCAAAGGTCGCCGGCACGGAAAAGGGAGTGACGGAACCAGAAGCGACGTTCTCGACCTGCTTCGGTGCGCCGTTCATGCCGCGTCATCCAACCGAATATGGCAATCTGCTGAAAGAACTCATCCATCGCCACGGTGTTGAATGCTGGCTTGTCAATACCGGTTGGACGGGTGGTGCTTATGGTACCGGCAAGCGCATGCCGATCAAGGCCACACGTACTTTGCTGTCGGCAGCGCTCTCCGGCGAACTGGCCAAGGCAGATTTCCGCATTGATCCTAATTTCGGTTTCGCGGTGCCCGTGACTGTCGCTGGCGTCGAAAGCGGTATTCTCGATCCGCGCTCTACGTGGGCCAACGGTGCAGCCTATGATATTCAGGCAGAAAAGCTCGTCTCCATGTTCATTTCGAACTTCGCGAAGTTTGAGGCACATGTCGACGGCGGCGTGCGCGATGCGGCGCCCGGCATCAAGGCTGCGGCCGAATAGGTTCTAAAATATTGATGATTCACGTGAAACCCGGCCCATTCCGCCGGGTTTTTCTTTGCGTGTTTTAAAATTCCCGCGGATATGAGATAGAAGCCCGCATGGCCAGCGACGCGCTCTATATCAACGACGGGATCACCATCGCTGGATGGGAGCTGACGGAACAATTTGTTCTGGCCGGTGGCCCCGGCGGCCAAAATGTCAACAAGGTTTCGACGGCCGTCCAGCTGTTCTTCAATATCCCCAATTCACCTTCGCTTCCCGATCGCGTCAAGACGAATGCCATCAAGCTTGCCGGCAAGCGCATGTCGAAAGAGGGCGTGCTGATGATCGAGGCAAGCCGCTTTCGCAGCCAGGATCGCAATCGCGAGGATGCGCGAGAACGCCTCAAGGAACTGATCCTTGGGGCCGCCAAGCCCCCACCGCCACCGCGCAAGAAAACGAAACCGACCAAAGGCTCGATCGAACGCCGCCTGAAGGAAAAATCCGGGCGCGCCGAAGTGAAGAAGATGCGCGGCCGTCCCGGCGGAGAATGATATGACGGAGCTTTCGACCGGCGTCCGTCACTTTCCGGAATATCTGGACCGCGCCCGGCAGGAAGCGCTCGTGGAAATGATCCGCAGCATCGTCGCTGAGGCTCCGCTTTTCGTGCCCGTGATGCCGAGCACGGGCAAACCGATGTCGGTCCGGATGAGCAATTGCGGTCCACTGGGCTGGGTCACCGATAAGGAGCGCGGCTACCGCTATCAATCGACGCATCCTGTCACCGGCAGGCCGTGGCCGGCGATGCCGGACGTCTTGCTCGACATCTGGAACGGTGTTTCCGACTGCGAAAAACCGCCGCAGGCTTGCCTGATCAATTTCTATTCGGACGACGCAAGAATGGGTCTGCATCAAGACAGGGACGAGCAGGATTTGAAGGCGCCTGTCGTTTCGATCTCCCTC
It includes:
- a CDS encoding sensor histidine kinase, whose amino-acid sequence is MAQLVQERDLDDAEGLSGRRVRGRRWSHPFTIIRRIFGNAVFSSLTRRILFFNLAALLVLVGGILYLNQFREGLIDARVESLLTQGEIIAGAVSASASVDTNSITIDPQKLLELQAGQSITPVPNDEDLEFPIDPEKVAPVLRRLISPTRTRARIFDADANLLLDSRHLYSRGQVLRFDLPPVEEEKQTWAEWLTTLFNKALQPGNLPVYKEAPGGDGSIYPEVMNALTGVRGAVVRTTDKGALIVSVAVPIQRFRAVLGVLLLSTQAGDIDNIVHAERLAIMRVFGVATLVNVLLSLVLSSTIANPLRRLSAAAIRVRRGAKEREEIPDFSARQDEIGNLSIALREMTTALYDRIDAIESFAADVSHELKNPLTSLRSAVETLPLAKSDDSKKRLMDVIQHDVRRLDRLISDISDASRLDAELARVDARSVDLEVFLSDLVEVSRQIRHKNKEVQIELAIERKPGVKTRFVVNGHDLRIGQIITNLIENARSFVPDEGGKITVRLFRTRSRCIVYIEDNGPGIQAENIDRIFERFYTDRPESEGFGQNSGLGLSISRQIAEAHGGSLRAENIIDAERADVLGARFILALPAVSVSS
- the arfB gene encoding alternative ribosome rescue aminoacyl-tRNA hydrolase ArfB — translated: MASDALYINDGITIAGWELTEQFVLAGGPGGQNVNKVSTAVQLFFNIPNSPSLPDRVKTNAIKLAGKRMSKEGVLMIEASRFRSQDRNREDARERLKELILGAAKPPPPPRKKTKPTKGSIERRLKEKSGRAEVKKMRGRPGGE
- a CDS encoding response regulator transcription factor gives rise to the protein MATIALVDDDRNILTSVSIALEAEGYKVETYTDGASALDGLIARPPQLAIFDIKMPRMDGMELLRRLRQKSDMPVIFLTSKDEEIDELFGLKMGADDFITKPFSQRLLVERVRAVLRRASSRETTTVAGAGAAPKTGAAQLARSLERGQLVMDQERHTCTWKSEPVTLTVTEFLILHSLAQRPGVVKSRDALMDAAYDEQVYVDDRTIDSHIKRLRKKFKMVDTDFDMIETLYGVGYRFREAA
- a CDS encoding alpha-ketoglutarate-dependent dioxygenase AlkB family protein, with the protein product MTELSTGVRHFPEYLDRARQEALVEMIRSIVAEAPLFVPVMPSTGKPMSVRMSNCGPLGWVTDKERGYRYQSTHPVTGRPWPAMPDVLLDIWNGVSDCEKPPQACLINFYSDDARMGLHQDRDEQDLKAPVVSISLGNSCLFRIGGLSRTDRTRSVKLASGDIVVLGGEGRLCFHGVDRIYPATSTLLKNGGRINLTLRRVDP
- a CDS encoding phosphoenolpyruvate carboxykinase — translated: METFGIHNPAITLATIGLSGAKSVRYNLTAASLYEEAIRRGEAELTAQGALRALTGQHTGRSPRDKFVVRDANTDGEIWWDNNKPMSPEHFALLHQDMLAHAAGKELFAEDLIGGADKNYSLPTRVVTEFAWHSLFIRNLLIRPELSALASFVPKLTIIDLPSFKADPKRHGCRSETVIACDLTNGLVLIGGTSYAGEMKKSVFTVLNYLLPSKGVMPMHCSANVGPDGDSAVFFGLSGTGKTTLSADPSRTLIGDDEHGWGENGIFNFEGGCYAKTIRLSAEAEPEIYATTQRFGTVLENVVLNELREPDFDDGSLTENTRCAYPLNFIPNASKTGLAAHPKTIIMLTADAFGVMPPIARLTPDQAMYHFLSGYTAKVAGTEKGVTEPEATFSTCFGAPFMPRHPTEYGNLLKELIHRHGVECWLVNTGWTGGAYGTGKRMPIKATRTLLSAALSGELAKADFRIDPNFGFAVPVTVAGVESGILDPRSTWANGAAYDIQAEKLVSMFISNFAKFEAHVDGGVRDAAPGIKAAAE